A region of Polyangia bacterium DNA encodes the following proteins:
- a CDS encoding P1 family peptidase, giving the protein MRQRLRDLGFSVGRFPVGPHNAITDVGGVRVGHTTIISGDGPLEVGEGPVRTGVTAIIPTEAVYENRVVAGSFVLNGAGELSGLTQVAEWGLLETPILLTNTLAVGKVSDAAVKWMTRRFPKIGNDEDVIIPIVGECDDSWLNDAVGRHVRSEHVYRAIEQATGGAVDEGSVGAGTGLITCDFKAGIGTSSRRVEMDAGPYILGILVQSNFGVMRSLRVNGAPVGEVLERNFKQPRRERNAGSIITVIATDAPLLSSQLVRLCKRAALGIGRIGSFAAHGSGEIIVGFSTANKVPRQTSKMTAQLSVLLDEACDPLYEAVVEGTEEAILNALCMADEMRGQSGHLAPALPLDRLAEILRAYEAAFAQQST; this is encoded by the coding sequence ATGAGACAGCGGCTGCGCGACCTGGGGTTTTCCGTCGGGAGATTCCCGGTCGGCCCGCACAACGCCATCACTGACGTGGGCGGCGTGCGCGTCGGCCACACCACCATCATCTCCGGCGACGGTCCGCTGGAGGTCGGCGAAGGCCCGGTGCGCACCGGCGTCACCGCCATCATCCCCACCGAAGCGGTGTACGAAAACCGCGTCGTCGCCGGCAGCTTTGTCCTGAACGGCGCCGGCGAGCTGTCGGGCCTGACCCAGGTCGCCGAATGGGGATTGCTGGAGACGCCGATCCTGCTGACCAACACGCTGGCGGTCGGCAAGGTGTCGGACGCGGCGGTCAAGTGGATGACCCGGCGGTTTCCCAAGATCGGCAACGACGAGGACGTGATCATTCCCATCGTCGGCGAGTGCGACGACTCCTGGTTGAACGACGCCGTCGGCCGCCACGTCCGTTCCGAGCACGTCTACCGCGCCATCGAACAGGCCACCGGCGGCGCGGTCGACGAAGGCTCGGTGGGCGCGGGCACCGGACTTATCACCTGCGACTTCAAGGCCGGGATCGGCACCAGCTCGCGCCGGGTGGAGATGGACGCCGGGCCTTACATCCTGGGCATCCTGGTGCAGTCGAACTTTGGCGTGATGCGCTCGCTGCGGGTGAACGGCGCGCCGGTGGGCGAGGTGCTGGAACGAAACTTCAAACAGCCGCGCCGCGAGCGCAACGCCGGTTCAATCATCACCGTCATCGCCACCGACGCCCCGCTGCTGTCGTCGCAGCTGGTGCGTCTTTGCAAGCGGGCGGCACTCGGCATCGGGCGCATCGGGTCGTTCGCCGCGCACGGCTCGGGTGAGATCATCGTGGGGTTCTCCACGGCGAACAAGGTCCCACGCCAGACCTCGAAGATGACCGCACAGCTGAGCGTGCTGCTGGACGAGGCCTGCGATCCACTTTATGAAGCCGTGGTCGAGGGCACGGAGGAGGCGATCTTGAACGCCCTGTGCATGGCCGACGAGATGCGGGGCCAATCGGGACATCTGGCGCCGGCGCTGCCTCTCGACCGCCTGGCCGAGATCCTGCGCGCCTACGAGGCGGCGTTCGCGCAACAGTCGACCTGA
- a CDS encoding glutathione synthase, giving the protein MRICFVVADTRTQQPSYAGVYLAMAAHRRGHDVRFVSVENLSFLDDNNVLATTTRVRTGDYQSTADYAAALASDEAVSEEDTLGSFDVVFLRYNPVREAAGGPPAPVIDFGWRLRLGGTLVVNDPEGLRRAGSRMYLSDFPADVRTRTLVSRSKPRLKEFLRALDGPAVLKPLAPRGGERVFYLRRRQVSNLNQIISTLTKDGYAIAQEYLPEIEQGEKRLLLLNAEPIRIGDRVAIYRRRSSLGGNGDGGPAPAMRGKCEFGPVETRICDIMRPKLLADGLYFVGVDIVGDKILELNVFTPGGIHSIHELYGIDVADIVIRDLERRVRLRAAYRTTFDPEAADVV; this is encoded by the coding sequence ATGCGCATCTGCTTCGTCGTCGCCGACACCCGCACGCAGCAACCAAGCTATGCCGGCGTGTACCTGGCGATGGCCGCTCACCGGCGCGGCCACGACGTGCGGTTCGTATCGGTCGAGAACCTGTCGTTCCTGGATGACAACAACGTGCTGGCCACCACCACCCGGGTGCGCACCGGCGACTATCAAAGCACCGCCGATTATGCGGCGGCGCTGGCGTCGGACGAGGCGGTCAGCGAGGAAGATACGCTGGGCAGCTTTGACGTGGTTTTCCTGCGCTACAACCCGGTGCGGGAGGCGGCGGGCGGCCCGCCCGCGCCGGTGATCGACTTTGGCTGGCGCTTGCGTCTGGGCGGCACGCTGGTGGTCAACGATCCGGAAGGCCTGCGCCGCGCCGGCAGCCGCATGTATCTGAGCGATTTTCCCGCCGACGTGCGCACGCGGACGCTGGTCTCGCGATCAAAGCCGCGCCTGAAAGAATTCCTGCGCGCCCTCGACGGACCGGCGGTGTTGAAACCGCTGGCCCCGCGCGGCGGCGAGCGGGTGTTTTACCTGCGCCGCCGCCAGGTCTCGAACCTGAACCAGATCATCAGCACGCTGACCAAGGACGGCTACGCCATCGCCCAGGAATATCTGCCCGAGATCGAGCAGGGCGAAAAACGCCTGCTGTTGCTGAACGCCGAACCGATCCGCATCGGCGATCGGGTGGCCATCTATCGCCGGCGCAGCAGCCTGGGCGGCAACGGCGACGGCGGCCCCGCCCCGGCCATGCGCGGCAAGTGCGAGTTCGGCCCGGTCGAAACGCGCATCTGCGACATCATGCGGCCCAAGCTTCTGGCCGACGGTCTTTACTTCGTGGGCGTGGACATCGTCGGCGACAAGATCCTCGAATTGAACGTCTTCACCCCAGGCGGCATCCACTCGATCCACGAGCTTTACGGCATCGATGTGGCGGACATCGTGATTCGCGATCTGGAACGGCGGGTGCGGCTGCGCGCCGCTTATCGAACCACGTTCGATCCGGAAGCGGCCGACGTGGTTTAG